TCGATCCAGCCAAGCGTGAAGCCGGCCTGCGTGAGCAGCGACAGATAGGTCGCCACGGTGCGGTGCTGCTTCACCACGCCGGGCGCCAGCCAGTCGGTCACGCGCGGGCCCTCGTAGAGATAACCATCCAGCGGCCAGGTCCGCTTGCCGTCCTTGTCCGCTACCCAGCCGGGGCGGGAGGGGGCGGTGAACAGCGGATGTTCGACCGAGAAGACGAAGCGCCCGCCCGGCGCCAGCCCGGCATGGAGGCGGGCGAACAGCCCGGCCAGATCGCGGATGTAATGGAAGGCGAGCGAGCTGTAGGCGAGGTCGATGGAGCCCGGCGCGATGGTGAAGCTTTCCAGATCGGCGCGCTCATAAGTGACGGCAGGATCGGCGGTTTCCGCGCGGGCGCGTTCCAGCATGCGCTCCGACACATCGACGCCATGGACGCTGGCCGCCCCCTGTTCCCGCGCCCAGCGGCAGAACCAGCCGAAGCCGCAGCCGAGGTCG
This sequence is a window from Oceanibaculum indicum P24. Protein-coding genes within it:
- a CDS encoding class I SAM-dependent methyltransferase, giving the protein MTQNIYDDSGFFEGYSQLPRSVHGLAAAPEWPSLRAQLPELKGLRVLDLGCGFGWFCRWAREQGAASVHGVDVSERMLERARAETADPAVTYERADLESFTIAPGSIDLAYSSLAFHYIRDLAGLFARLHAGLAPGGRFVFSVEHPLFTAPSRPGWVADKDGKRTWPLDGYLYEGPRVTDWLAPGVVKQHRTVATYLSLLTQAGFTLGWIDEWGPDAAQIAERPDWAAERDRPPFLLIACHRGG